CATAAGCTCGGCGATGGCCTTGTTGCTCGTGCCCCGGGCTAGGTATTGCAGAATGGTCAGTTCGCGGTTGGAGAGTTTGTCGATCATCTGTTTTTCGCTGCGTTGCAGGGCGTCCTGCGATCCCGAAGGCAGCCGCGCAAAATAGGTGTAGCCGGTCATGACCGCATGCACGGCCTTTTGCAATTGACTCAGGACGTTAGTCTTGGCGACATACGCCATGGCCCCGGCGCGCATGCAACGCTCTTGAAAAAACAGCGGATCAAGGGACGTGAAAACCAGTACCTGAGATGACCAATCACTGGCCCTGATCCGGTCCAGCACATCCAGCCCATCGCCCTCGGGCATGACCAGATCCAGCACCACCAGCATAGGTGAATGCTCCCGGAGCATCGACAATGCCTCGCTACCGCTGGCAGCCTCATAAATCCGTTTGAAACCCTCCTTCTCCAACACGATTTTGACTGCGGCGCGTACCACCGGATGATCGTCCACAATCAGCACTGACTTCATGGTAATTCCCTGTGCAAAGATCTGACGATTGCGCACCAATGCACGCCGGATAACCACGAACCGGACGCAACGGCTGCGCTAAGACTTTTGCATGGAAGGCAGAAAGAATGTACCTGTCAGAAGTGATAGTACCGACGAACGGTAGCCCCGAAAATCAACCGATCCGTTGCCGATATCGCTCTTGATTCAAGGAGGGTGCAGCTTCACATGCAGGCGGATCGATGCGCGTCATCAGTTGTTGAATGGATGCAAAATCCGGGAGCGCCGCATGGCTTATCTGAACCTTCTGCTGAAAACCGGCAGCAGGGACCTGTACCTGCCGGCCAGCGTAGATCAAGGCGTGACGAACCTGGCGGTTATCGAGGAAGAACCCGGGCAGGTCCAATGCCCCACCCGCCAGTGAGGCATTGATGACGACCAGATCAAAGGGCTCGCAGCCGTACTCGACCAGGGTCAGCGTCTGCGCAAGGCTTTGTACCGGCGCCACTCTGTAGTAATCGAGTTGATTGAACAGCCGTTCGGTTTTCATCCGGTGAAAATGCTGTTCGTCGGCGATCAGGATACGCAAGGTTTTGTTGGTCATCGCGTGCCTCCAGGTCAATGCCTGATGAGTGAGGCGGCAAGACTACGCAAGAGCCATGAAGCGTTATGTAGGACGTTTCCTAAAAGCGGTGTCACTTATCCCTTCAGTACATGGCTCCCAGGGAACGGGCCGGGATTCGCCGCGCAGTTGCAGTGCGGGATTCTTCAGGAGGGTTCAGGAGGGTTCAGGATTCTGGATTTGTGGTGCTTTTTAGGGCCCCATCGCGGGCAAGCCCGCTCCCACAGGGATCTTCAGTGAACACAGATTTGGTGACCGAAGATCAAACTGTGGGAGCGGGCTTGCCCGCGATAGCGGCCTGGCAGGCGCCGAAGATTTAGCTGGCAGTCGCCAACAACAAATCCATCACCGACCGGCCATGCCCCCGCGACTTGCCATGGTCATACAGCGAGCCGGCGATTTCATCGGCGCGGATCGGCAGAATCGACAGCAAGGTGTCGCTCAAACCGTGGCTGGCCTGGCAGAAGCCCTGCATGTAGATGCCGGCCTTGCAACGCTCGTCGGTGATCAGTTTGTAGTTGCGATCGACCTCGAAATCGCCCAGGTACTGTTCCAGCGGTGCCAGCAATTTGCGGTGCATCTGACGCTCGTAACCGGTGGCCAGCACCACCGCGTCGTAAGGGCGAACCGTGACTTCACTGGTGGCGTTGTTGCGCACTGCCAGTTCGATACCGCGCTCGGTGGCGGTGGCTTTTTCGACGGTGGTCAGGGTACGGAACGCATGGCGCGCGATGCCCGAGACTTTCTGCCGGTAGAAGATGCCGTAAATGCGTTCGATCAGGTCGATGTCCACCACCGAATAGTTGGTGTTGTGGTACTCGTTGACCAG
The Pseudomonas lini DNA segment above includes these coding regions:
- a CDS encoding response regulator — encoded protein: MKSVLIVDDHPVVRAAVKIVLEKEGFKRIYEAASGSEALSMLREHSPMLVVLDLVMPEGDGLDVLDRIRASDWSSQVLVFTSLDPLFFQERCMRAGAMAYVAKTNVLSQLQKAVHAVMTGYTYFARLPSGSQDALQRSEKQMIDKLSNRELTILQYLARGTSNKAIAELMHLSHKTVSTYKTRLIEKLGVNAAVHLRDFAKRNHLI
- a CDS encoding response regulator produces the protein MTNKTLRILIADEQHFHRMKTERLFNQLDYYRVAPVQSLAQTLTLVEYGCEPFDLVVINASLAGGALDLPGFFLDNRQVRHALIYAGRQVQVPAAGFQQKVQISHAALPDFASIQQLMTRIDPPACEAAPSLNQERYRQRIG